Proteins from one Bos taurus isolate L1 Dominette 01449 registration number 42190680 breed Hereford chromosome 7, ARS-UCD2.0, whole genome shotgun sequence genomic window:
- the OR7A113 gene encoding olfactory receptor family 7 subfamily A member 113: protein MNNAHLGKNDSRYFFFFIPSHQHHNMIPGNDTQDSEFLLQGLSMKPELQPLIFGLFLLMYLITGFGNLLIILAVSSDSHLHTPMYFFLSNLSFVDICFTTTTILKMLINIQSQRKAISYEGCISQMYFYMLFAMLDDFLLTVMAYDRYVAICHPLHYTVIMNPRLCGLLVLLSWLISTLLSLLETLLVLRLSFCTDLEIPHFFCEIKQIVQLACDDTLLNDTIMYFTAVLLGGGPLAGILYSYSKIMFSIHGISSPQGKYKAVSICASHLSVVFLYYCSSLGVYLSSATAPHNSHSSATASVMYTVVTPMLNPFIYSLRNKDIKRALKRVIHIKREIVLGLKKHP from the coding sequence ATGAATAATGCCCATTTGGGTAAAAATGATTCacgctattttttttttttcattcctagtCATCAACACCACAACATGATACCAGGAAATGATACACAAGATTCAGAATTTCTTCTTCAGGGATTATCAATGAAACCAGAGCTACAGCCCCTCATATTTGGGCTTTTCCTCTTAATGTACCTGATCACTGGGTTTGGaaacctgctcatcatcctggcTGTCAGTTCagactcccacctccacacccccatgtacttcttcctctccaacctgtcGTTTGTAGACATCTGTTTCACCACCACAACAATCCTAAAGATGCTAATTAATATACAGAGCCAGAGAAAAGCTATATCCTATGAAGGCTGCATCAGTCAGATGTATTTTTACATGCTGTTTGCAATGTTGGATGATTTTCTTCTGACCGTGATGGCCTACGACCGgtatgtggccatctgccaccccctGCACTACACAGTCATCATGAACCCTCGACTCTGTGGACTTCTGGTTCTGTTATCCTGGCTCATTAGTACCCTGCTTTCCTTGTTAGAAACCTTACTTGTGTTACGGCTGTCTTTCTGTACAGATTTGGAAATCCCTCACTTTTTCTGTGAAATCAAGCAGATTGTCCAACTTGCCTGTGATGATACACTTCTTAATGATACCATTATGTATTTTACAGCAGTGCTGTTGGGTGGTGGTCCCCTGGCTGGTATCCTTTACTCTTACTCTAAGATAATGTTCTCCATACATGGAATCTCATCACCTCAGGGGAAATATAAAGCAGTCTCCATCTGTGCATCTCACCTCTCAGTTGTCTTCTTATATTATTGTTCAAGCCTAGGAGTGTACCTTAGCTCTGCTACTGCTCCCCACAACTCTCATTCAAGTGCAACAGCTTCTGTGATGTACACCgtggtcacacccatgctgaaccccttcatctacagtctcagaaacaaagacataaaaagagCTCTGAAAAGAGTCATTCACATAAAAAGGGAAATTGTTCTGGGTTTGAAGAAGCATCCTTGA